The segment TAGTGCACCCTCAGTATGATGCCCCTAAAAACATTCCAGAAGCATCGATGTCCCAAATTGATTGGGCCTATTCGGATAGCCAAAGAGCCGCACGACGCACTCTGCTCTATTCCGAATTTTTCTACTCTTCCATTGAACATTTAGCCATGTCAGGGGGAACCGCGCGAACCATTGGGCTCGCAACTCACAACTTTGGAGGGGGGATCACCAAACCCAGCATTCTGTGGCATGAAGTTTTTGGACATGGGCTAAGTTTAGGACATACCACAAAAGAAGGTTATCCCTATCACCCTGAAAATCATGGTGAAAATATGGCATTTGATCAATATCGTCAGCAATACACGACGTATCGCCAACAAAATCAAACTGATGAAATCATCCCTGCGATGTACCCCGCCGATTACCCACATTACACCGATCAGTATGATGCTTTTCTCGCCCATTCAGATTATTTGACCCAGCAGGCGCAGGACTTTCTGGCCAATATTGATGAAAACGCGGTAGAGCGTAAATACCAACCCGTCTATCAACTAACGGGGATTTTTTTGCCACTATCGGACGGAAAATTACACCCCTATAGCTACCTAACCATCACTCAAACCATCGGACATGTGATCCAAAAAGATCATTTCGATTCCCCGCATAGTTTGACGATCACTTATGTCACGCCATCCGGATTACTCACTGAAACCCTCAAGGTTTCACTGAAAGGTAATGAAATCAACCTCAGTATCGCCAATAAAGGGGAGTTAGTTAGCCTAGATATCCTCAAAACTGAAAATGGCACAGAAACCACGGTTTATCAGTATAAAAATCCAGAATCGCTGGCAAATCGCTTATTTATTTATGGGGATGGAAAAACAATACCAGAAAACTTACAGATGGATAATTATTGGCGCGGCAGCAAACTGTTTTGGTCGGTGAGTGAAGATAACCAAGCTTTGTGTGCAAAATGGGTCGAAAATGGGCGATTAAACCTGCAATACTTTTCATTAGACCCATCGCAGCCCCTTGTGGATACTAAAGCAACATTTATCCCTCTCAATCATTTTGATTTATATGAGGAAAACTCATCCACATCATTCCCTCAACTGGCAGTCCTATCCGATGTTCAGTTACTGTCTGATGTGCAACTGAATCAACAAATTGATATTGGCAAATTAGCATCATCGAGCAATACCTACTGGGTAGCCATCTGCCTTTACGATGAGCAAGGTAAAATTCAAGAATATGCACCTATAGAGCCTTGGTATCTTTCAGATCAAGATGGCATTTTGACGGTAAAAGGCACGCTAGACAGTACCCCAGATTTACATATTGCAGGGATCAAAGTGTATATCGACCGACATTTGCAGGACGATGTTGAAGCTAGCTCTGTATGGATACAGCAAAATGACCAAGGCACTCTTGCAGAAAACCGAGAATTTCTCAATTATGACCGTCCCGTGGAATTTAATGCACTGATTTCACAGATGGTGGGAATGAAAGAAGACGCTATCCATGCACAACAGAATGCAGCCCAATGGGTTGAAGCTACGCAATTTATTCCATTAGTTGCATAATAAATCAGGGGGCTTATTTGCCCCCTGAACATGAATATTAAACCATACGCTCGGTATGGCTCATTCGGCGTGCCAGCGGTAACCAACACAGCACCACCAACATCGACATCAAGAACATCAGCAAGCCAAGGCTAAACTGGCCATTTTGTGGCATCAATGCGGAAACCCACGTTGCCACACCAGAACCCACGTTCTGTAAACCACCCACTAATGCCCCCGCAGCCCCCGCTAAATAGGGGAAAGGTTCCATCGCACCAGTAGTCGCCAACGGGAATAACATCCCTGCACCAAAGAAGAAAAGCGCAGCAGGCACTAATAATGTCCATGTGTTCATGATGCCAAACCAACCCGGCACCCACATCATGATGCCCGCAGCCAAACAAATGAGTACCGACTGCCACATCAAGGTGGAGAAATTCTTACCTTCACGCCCCGCATACCAAGCACCAAAGAACGCCGCAGGAATAGGCAGAATAAACAGAATACTGACGGTAATACTGCTTAGCCCTAACACGCCGCCCATCAATACACCACTACAGGCTTCGAAAACTGCGATCCCAGCAAGTGCACCAATCAGCATCGTCAAATACGACAGAAACGAACCGTTAGATAATAATTCACGGTATGACGCCACTAAATTATGCTTTTCAGGTGAAATAGGACGAGTTTCCGGCATCCAGCGATACATACTGAACAACACCCCGCCACCCAATAGGAATAAGAAAATATAACAAGCGTGCCAGCCAAAGAAGTGCGCCAGTATCCCACCAAACATAGGCGCTAACAGTGGGCTCACTAACACCCCCATATTGAGCAGACTATTGGCGTAACGTAGCGCGGTGCCTTTATACAGGTCGCGCGGCATGGTTCTCACCATCACTCCCGCAACCCCTGTACCTAAACCTTGTAAACCACTCGCAACTGTCAATACAGTCAATGTTGGGGCAAAAATGGCGACAATCGTTGAAACTAAGAAGATAGATAACCCAGCTAAAATCACCGGACGGCGACCAATTTGGTCAGATAACGGACCATATAGTAGCTGAGAGAAACCATAAGAAAACAGATACGCCGCCATAACGCGCTGTACGGCACCCGAAGGCTCGCCGAAATACACCGCAATTTCAGCAATAACAGGGACATAAACAGTTTGAGTCATTTGCCCAACCGCAGCGAGGGCAATCAACATTAATAACAGATTAAAATTTTCAAGCTTTC is part of the Providencia zhijiangensis genome and harbors:
- the emrD gene encoding multidrug efflux MFS transporter EmrD, which codes for MRKLENFNLLLMLIALAAVGQMTQTVYVPVIAEIAVYFGEPSGAVQRVMAAYLFSYGFSQLLYGPLSDQIGRRPVILAGLSIFLVSTIVAIFAPTLTVLTVASGLQGLGTGVAGVMVRTMPRDLYKGTALRYANSLLNMGVLVSPLLAPMFGGILAHFFGWHACYIFLFLLGGGVLFSMYRWMPETRPISPEKHNLVASYRELLSNGSFLSYLTMLIGALAGIAVFEACSGVLMGGVLGLSSITVSILFILPIPAAFFGAWYAGREGKNFSTLMWQSVLICLAAGIMMWVPGWFGIMNTWTLLVPAALFFFGAGMLFPLATTGAMEPFPYLAGAAGALVGGLQNVGSGVATWVSALMPQNGQFSLGLLMFLMSMLVVLCWLPLARRMSHTERMV